The Myxococcota bacterium genome contains a region encoding:
- a CDS encoding putative quinol monooxygenase — MSGAPSITVTSQMIAKPGSEDAVAALLARLGAEAVKAEAGCLAYQVLRSAHAAGEFLVIERYADESALADHSNTAHVKATIPELMECLESPPVLALYHDSGPSPS; from the coding sequence ATGAGCGGCGCTCCCTCGATCACGGTCACGAGTCAGATGATCGCGAAGCCTGGGTCCGAAGACGCGGTCGCGGCGTTGCTCGCGCGGCTCGGTGCCGAGGCCGTGAAAGCAGAGGCCGGGTGTCTCGCCTACCAGGTGCTGCGTTCGGCCCATGCGGCCGGCGAGTTCCTGGTGATCGAGCGCTACGCGGACGAGTCAGCCCTCGCCGATCACTCCAACACGGCGCACGTGAAGGCGACGATTCCCGAGCTGATGGAGTGCCTCGAGTCGCCGCCGGTGCTGGCCCTGTACCACGATTCCGGACCCTCCCCGAGCTAG